A genomic region of Brevibacillus sp. JNUCC-41 contains the following coding sequences:
- a CDS encoding LysR family transcriptional regulator: protein MSFSEFHLLSVLAQEMNMRKAAERLFVSQPALSQRLQSIEKDWGSKLFLRSQKGLSLTPAGEAVIRLANEVIEKEEKVRESIQAMDHEVYGTLKIACASIVGQNWLPQVLKKFVQKYPYAKISLITGWSSEILKSLYEGQVHIGIIRGAPDWKGVKQHLFTDMLYLVDTEMKELNQVFETDRPFIQFKSDSNYYQEIQDWWHRQFKTTPKNTIVVDQIETCKQMVFNGIGYAILPAITLHDKDTNVFKIPLLDGHNHSIERDTWLCGYESAFQLKQVQAFTEVVKEHIRDQGML from the coding sequence ATGTCATTTTCAGAATTTCATTTATTATCCGTGCTTGCTCAGGAAATGAATATGAGAAAAGCAGCTGAGCGGTTGTTCGTTTCCCAGCCGGCATTATCACAGCGTTTACAATCCATAGAGAAGGATTGGGGCTCGAAACTGTTTCTGCGTTCACAAAAAGGGCTGTCACTGACGCCAGCAGGTGAAGCGGTAATTCGTTTGGCCAATGAGGTTATCGAAAAAGAAGAAAAGGTCAGGGAAAGCATTCAAGCTATGGACCATGAAGTATATGGGACTTTGAAAATAGCCTGTGCTTCGATTGTCGGTCAAAATTGGCTGCCGCAAGTATTGAAAAAGTTCGTTCAAAAATATCCGTATGCCAAAATTTCCTTAATCACTGGCTGGAGCAGTGAGATTTTAAAGTCTTTGTATGAAGGACAGGTGCATATTGGCATCATAAGGGGAGCCCCGGATTGGAAAGGTGTAAAACAGCATTTATTTACGGATATGCTGTATCTGGTCGATACTGAAATGAAGGAACTGAATCAAGTGTTCGAAACGGACCGGCCATTCATTCAGTTTAAAAGCGATTCGAATTATTATCAGGAAATCCAGGACTGGTGGCATCGGCAATTTAAAACGACACCAAAAAACACTATTGTCGTGGATCAAATCGAAACATGCAAACAAATGGTGTTCAATGGAATAGGATATGCAATCCTGCCAGCCATCACTCTGCATGATAAAGATACGAATGTTTTTAAAATCCCTCTACTGGATGGGCATAACCACTCAATCGAACGGGATACATGGCTTTGCGGCTATGAATCTGCCTTCCAGTTAAAGCAAGTGCAAGCATTCACGGAAGTGGTGAAAGAGCATATTCGCGACCAAGGAATGTTATAG